One segment of Deinococcus multiflagellatus DNA contains the following:
- a CDS encoding MIP/aquaporin family protein produces the protein MARSLAHAAVAEGVGTFALVVLGPGAAVVQAQTGVLGPLGVPLVFGLTVVGVLTTLGPVSGAHINPAATLALTLAGRFPWAWVAPYVAAQLTGAVLGALALLALLGRVGDLGVTVPAGHAGPSFALELGLSFCLLLAALRSGRPWVVGGVVALAAALGGPVSGASMNPARSFGPALVSGIWTAHWLYWAAPALGAVLAAGVHRGLEHRAALAGPAVVDRGAAG, from the coding sequence GTGGCGCGGTCCCTGGCCCACGCGGCGGTGGCCGAGGGAGTGGGCACCTTTGCCCTGGTCGTGCTAGGGCCCGGGGCCGCCGTGGTGCAGGCGCAGACGGGCGTGCTGGGGCCCCTGGGGGTGCCGCTGGTCTTCGGCCTGACCGTGGTGGGGGTGCTGACCACGCTGGGGCCGGTCAGCGGCGCGCACATCAACCCGGCGGCCACCCTGGCCCTGACGCTGGCAGGGCGCTTTCCCTGGGCGTGGGTGGCCCCGTATGTGGCGGCGCAGCTGACGGGGGCGGTGCTGGGCGCCCTGGCGCTGCTGGCCCTGCTGGGCCGCGTGGGCGACCTGGGGGTGACGGTGCCGGCGGGGCACGCGGGGCCGTCGTTTGCGCTGGAACTGGGGCTGAGCTTCTGCCTGCTGCTGGCGGCGCTGCGTTCGGGGCGGCCCTGGGTGGTGGGCGGGGTGGTGGCCCTGGCGGCGGCACTCGGGGGACCGGTCAGTGGGGCCAGCATGAACCCAGCGCGCTCGTTCGGGCCGGCGCTGGTAAGCGGTATCTGGACCGCTCACTGGCTGTACTGGGCGGCGCCCGCGCTGGGGGCGGTGCTGGCAGCGGGGGTACACCGGGGGCTGGAGCACCGGGCGGCCCTTGCTGGCCCGGCGGTGGTGGACCGTGGCGCTGCCGGCTGA
- the chrA gene encoding chromate efflux transporter has product MALPAEGLGPGAPEQPRGTFLEVLLVFGRLGLTSFGGPVAHLGYFREEFVRRRRWLDEGSYAELVALCQFLPGPASSQVGMALGIQRAGLPGALAAWLGFTLPSAALLALFALGVRAAGDLGGAGWLHGLKLVAVAVVAQAVLGMARSLTPDRPRALLALGTAAVTLLAPWTLTPVLLMGAAGLIGWRFLNRGAREDPTTGMAWPSTLPRRVGTACLGLFGALLLGLPLLREVVGGPVLGMLDSFYRAGALVFGGGHVVLPLLEAEVVSPGWVTPDAFLAGYGAAQAVPGPLFTFSAYLGAVANVGLSPLVAAGLALGAIFLPAFLLVAGALPFWGRWRTCPGAQAALQGVNAAVVGVLLSALYTPVFTAAVGSPLDFAVVLVAFAALEHGRLPPWLVVGLGALVGWRL; this is encoded by the coding sequence GTGGCGCTGCCGGCTGAGGGGCTGGGCCCTGGGGCACCGGAGCAGCCCAGGGGCACCTTTCTGGAGGTGCTGCTGGTCTTTGGGCGGCTGGGCCTGACCAGTTTTGGCGGGCCGGTGGCGCACCTGGGGTACTTCCGCGAGGAGTTCGTGCGCCGCCGCCGCTGGCTGGACGAGGGCAGCTACGCCGAACTGGTGGCGCTGTGCCAGTTTTTGCCGGGGCCGGCCAGCAGTCAGGTGGGCATGGCCCTGGGGATTCAGCGCGCGGGGCTGCCGGGGGCGCTGGCGGCGTGGCTGGGGTTTACGCTGCCCAGCGCGGCGCTGCTGGCGCTGTTTGCGCTGGGGGTGCGCGCGGCGGGTGACCTGGGGGGCGCGGGTTGGCTGCACGGCCTGAAGCTGGTGGCGGTGGCGGTGGTGGCGCAGGCGGTGCTGGGCATGGCGCGCAGCCTCACGCCCGACCGGCCCCGGGCTCTGCTGGCGCTGGGGACCGCCGCCGTGACGCTGCTGGCCCCCTGGACCCTGACACCCGTGCTGCTGATGGGCGCCGCTGGGCTGATCGGGTGGCGGTTTCTGAACCGGGGGGCCCGGGAGGACCCGACTACAGGGATGGCGTGGCCGTCTACCCTGCCTCGGCGGGTGGGGACGGCCTGCCTGGGGCTCTTTGGGGCGCTGCTGCTGGGCCTGCCCCTGCTGCGAGAGGTGGTGGGCGGTCCGGTGCTGGGCATGCTGGACAGCTTTTACCGCGCGGGCGCGCTGGTGTTTGGGGGCGGCCATGTGGTGCTGCCCCTGCTGGAAGCCGAGGTCGTGTCGCCCGGCTGGGTGACGCCCGACGCCTTTCTGGCCGGCTACGGGGCCGCGCAGGCGGTGCCGGGGCCGCTGTTTACCTTCAGCGCGTACCTGGGCGCGGTGGCGAATGTGGGGCTGTCGCCGCTGGTGGCGGCGGGGCTGGCGCTGGGGGCCATCTTTCTGCCGGCCTTCCTGCTGGTGGCGGGCGCCCTGCCGTTCTGGGGCCGCTGGCGCACGTGCCCAGGGGCGCAGGCGGCGCTGCAGGGGGTGAATGCGGCGGTGGTGGGGGTGCTGCTTTCGGCGCTCTACACGCCAGTATTCACGGCGGCGGTGGGCTCGCCGCTGGACTTCGCCGTGGTGCTGGTGGCCTTTGCGGCGCTGGAACATGGCCGGCTGCCCCCGTGGCTGGTGGTGGGGCTGGGGGCGCTGGTGGGGTGGAGGCTGTAG
- a CDS encoding arsenate reductase ArsC, with protein MPRVLILCTHNSARSQMAEALVRAAAARWGLTLEVHSAGTEATRVKPEAAVVLAELGLDVSGHTSKTLRDVPDAQRFDYVVTVCDSAAAGCPVYPGQTERRHYPFMDPSGGSLARWRAVRDQLGLQFEAFVQALHAGQAAPPSYVDSPAVPVA; from the coding sequence GTGCCGCGCGTCCTGATTCTGTGTACCCACAATTCTGCCCGGTCCCAGATGGCCGAGGCCCTGGTCCGCGCCGCCGCCGCGCGCTGGGGGCTGACCCTGGAGGTGCATTCGGCGGGCACCGAGGCCACGCGCGTGAAACCGGAAGCGGCCGTGGTGCTGGCCGAGCTGGGCCTGGATGTCTCGGGCCACACCAGCAAGACGCTGCGGGACGTGCCGGACGCCCAGCGCTTTGATTACGTGGTAACGGTGTGCGACAGCGCGGCGGCCGGGTGCCCGGTGTATCCGGGGCAGACCGAGCGGCGGCACTATCCGTTTATGGACCCCAGCGGCGGGAGCCTCGCCCGCTGGCGGGCCGTGCGCGACCAGCTGGGGCTGCAGTTCGAGGCGTTTGTGCAGGCCCTGCACGCAGGGCAGGCGGCGCCGCCCAGCTACGTGGACAGCCCCGCCGTGCCGGTGGCCTGA